From the genome of Streptacidiphilus rugosus AM-16, one region includes:
- a CDS encoding dienelactone hydrolase family protein gives MITTERIEIPVPDGPPMGGYLARPEGPGDHPGVIVAMELFGVDGHVREVCEDLAARGFTALAPDFYHRIEPGAECPRDDEGRTHAFELLAQLTREGVLADAGAALERLRGLGVRPAGMLGLSVGGHFTYLAATAYDLPVAAVFYGGWLTGTEMPFSRPEPTLERTSKITGRVLYLVGEEDHVIRPGEQRQIAAALAEAGDRHVFVAYPGCGHGFLRTDPEAAEDAMARVEAALRG, from the coding sequence ATGATCACCACCGAGCGCATCGAGATCCCGGTCCCCGACGGCCCGCCGATGGGCGGGTACCTGGCCCGGCCCGAAGGGCCGGGCGACCACCCCGGCGTGATCGTCGCCATGGAGCTGTTCGGGGTCGACGGCCACGTGCGGGAGGTCTGCGAGGACCTCGCGGCACGCGGGTTCACCGCGCTGGCTCCGGACTTCTACCACCGGATCGAGCCGGGCGCGGAGTGCCCGCGCGACGACGAGGGGCGGACCCACGCCTTCGAACTGCTGGCACAGCTCACCCGCGAGGGGGTCCTCGCCGACGCCGGCGCGGCTCTGGAGCGGCTGCGCGGACTCGGCGTGCGCCCGGCCGGAATGCTCGGACTGAGCGTCGGCGGCCACTTCACCTACCTGGCCGCCACCGCCTACGACCTGCCCGTGGCGGCGGTCTTCTACGGTGGCTGGCTCACCGGCACCGAGATGCCGTTCAGCCGTCCCGAGCCCACCCTGGAGCGCACCTCGAAGATCACCGGTCGGGTGCTCTACCTGGTCGGGGAGGAGGACCACGTCATCCGGCCCGGGGAGCAGCGGCAGATCGCCGCGGCGCTGGCCGAGGCCGGTGACCGGCACGTGTTCGTCGCCTATCCGGGCTGCGGCCACGGGTTCCTGCGCACCGACCCCGAGGCGGCGGAGGACGCCATGGCCAGGGTGGAGGCGGCGCTGCGCGGCTGA
- a CDS encoding SAM-dependent methyltransferase: protein MADHTGRADRPADRQPSLNLRTDVPHSARMYDYYLGGKDNFPADRAAAEHVVKLLPTAPAGARANRRFLGRAVRFAARELGIRQFLDIGTGIPSANNTHEVAQSVAPDARVVYVDNDPIVLTHARALLRGTQEGRTAYLDADFRDPEKILAADETRELLDFGKPVALLTVALLHFVPDSDQPGRVLARLASELAPGSVLVLSHITGDLLPQQDRAAGGDSVVPTYRSAGVQLVPRSRAQVEAFFSGFDLCEPGIVPVHEWRPDGDPEDAALPRAHAHAYGAVGLKR, encoded by the coding sequence ATGGCGGACCACACGGGGAGAGCCGACCGGCCGGCGGACCGGCAGCCGTCGCTGAACCTGCGCACCGACGTACCCCACTCGGCCCGGATGTACGACTACTACCTGGGCGGCAAGGACAACTTCCCGGCCGACCGGGCCGCCGCCGAACACGTGGTGAAGCTGCTCCCGACGGCCCCCGCCGGGGCGCGGGCCAACCGCAGGTTCCTCGGCAGGGCCGTCCGCTTCGCCGCCCGGGAGCTGGGCATCCGTCAGTTCCTCGACATCGGCACCGGCATCCCCTCGGCGAACAACACCCACGAGGTCGCCCAGTCGGTCGCGCCGGACGCCAGGGTGGTCTACGTCGACAACGACCCCATCGTGCTCACCCACGCCCGCGCCCTGCTGCGCGGCACGCAGGAGGGGCGCACCGCCTACCTCGACGCCGACTTCCGCGACCCGGAGAAGATCCTCGCCGCCGACGAGACCCGCGAACTGCTCGACTTCGGCAAGCCGGTCGCGCTTCTGACCGTCGCACTGCTGCACTTCGTCCCCGACAGCGACCAGCCGGGCCGCGTCCTGGCCCGGCTCGCCTCGGAACTCGCCCCGGGCAGCGTGCTGGTGCTCTCCCACATCACCGGCGACCTGCTCCCGCAGCAGGACCGCGCGGCGGGCGGCGACAGCGTGGTCCCGACCTACCGCAGTGCCGGGGTGCAGCTGGTGCCGCGCAGCCGCGCGCAGGTCGAGGCCTTCTTCAGCGGCTTCGATCTCTGCGAGCCCGGCATCGTGCCGGTCCACGAGTGGCGTCCGGACGGCGACCCGGAGGACGCGGCGCTCCCCCGGGCCCACGCGCACGCGTACGGAGCGGTCGGGCTCAAGCGCTGA
- a CDS encoding HdeD family acid-resistance protein, with protein sequence MDPSSEPPLGEALPGPLQQIARSAWQIVLVLGVLTLALGVFVLVWPHVTLTVVGVLFGVYLLIAGVFQLVAAFGTHISTALRVMAFISGTLSILLGLFCFRGKLESILLLALWIGIGWLFRGITHTMAAISDPFMPARGWQIFAGVVSAIGGVVVLVAPFASIAVLTVFAGIWLLVMGVVEIVTGLQVRSRAKSIPPGM encoded by the coding sequence ATGGACCCCTCCTCGGAACCCCCGCTCGGGGAAGCCCTGCCCGGCCCGCTTCAGCAGATCGCCCGCAGTGCGTGGCAGATCGTGCTGGTCCTGGGCGTCCTCACGCTGGCACTGGGCGTCTTCGTGCTGGTCTGGCCCCATGTGACGCTGACCGTCGTGGGCGTGCTGTTCGGCGTCTACCTGCTGATCGCGGGCGTTTTCCAGCTGGTCGCGGCGTTCGGTACGCATATCTCGACCGCGCTGCGCGTGATGGCCTTCATCAGCGGCACGCTCTCGATCCTGCTGGGCCTTTTCTGTTTCCGGGGCAAGCTGGAGTCGATCCTGCTGCTGGCCCTCTGGATCGGCATCGGCTGGCTCTTCCGCGGCATCACCCACACCATGGCGGCGATCTCCGACCCGTTCATGCCGGCCAGGGGCTGGCAGATCTTCGCGGGCGTCGTCAGCGCGATCGGCGGCGTGGTCGTGCTGGTCGCGCCGTTCGCCTCGATCGCGGTGCTGACCGTCTTCGCCGGGATCTGGCTGCTGGTGATGGGCGTGGTCGAGATCGTGACAGGGCTCCAGGTCCGCAGCCGGGCGAAGTCGATTCCGCCCGGCATGTAG
- a CDS encoding FGGY family carbohydrate kinase, whose protein sequence is MAIAAGIDCSAQFTKIAVCDTDTGAVLRESRAPHPGVPAGSAPAEIDPQAWLRSLGAAAEGGVLEGISGIGVSAQQQGLIGLDAGGVLVRPAMLRNDPRAATSAIALVEELGGPAAWSHAVGAVPLASATVAKLRWLADHEPQSAKRLAEVLLPHDWLVWQLLGQSARRTTDRGDASGTGYWSTVEERYRPDLAALALGHELQQFPTVLGPAEAAGHSPEGLLISAGTGSTMATTLGLGLAPGDAMVALGSSATIHAVHEESLTDPSVATYADGTGRYLAQIVTLNAARVLRATALMLGTDLPGLSELALRSTPGAYGLVLLPFLEGERTPPLPHAAGTLSGLRVESMKPEHMARAAVEGMLCGLADALDALRAAGVPVRRVFLTGLAGRLPAVQAAAPGIFGVPVVVPAQAEYAAIGAARQVAWALAGTPEPPAWEPPTPHTLLDPTDDAAVGGAVRAQYQATLKQTHPELTA, encoded by the coding sequence ATGGCCATCGCCGCGGGAATCGACTGCTCCGCCCAGTTCACGAAGATCGCCGTCTGCGACACCGACACCGGCGCGGTGCTGCGCGAGAGCCGCGCGCCGCACCCCGGCGTCCCCGCCGGTTCCGCACCGGCCGAGATCGATCCCCAGGCGTGGCTGCGCTCGCTCGGCGCGGCGGCCGAGGGCGGCGTACTGGAAGGCATCTCCGGCATCGGCGTCTCGGCCCAGCAGCAGGGCCTGATCGGCCTGGACGCCGGCGGCGTGCTGGTCAGGCCGGCGATGCTGCGCAACGACCCCCGCGCCGCGACCTCGGCGATCGCCCTGGTCGAGGAGCTGGGCGGCCCCGCTGCCTGGTCCCACGCGGTCGGCGCGGTCCCGCTGGCCTCCGCCACGGTCGCCAAGCTGCGCTGGCTCGCCGACCACGAGCCGCAGTCGGCGAAGCGGCTCGCCGAGGTGCTTCTCCCGCACGACTGGCTGGTGTGGCAACTGCTGGGCCAGTCCGCGCGCCGCACCACGGACCGCGGCGACGCCTCCGGCACCGGCTACTGGTCGACGGTCGAGGAGCGCTACCGCCCCGACCTCGCGGCCCTGGCCCTGGGCCACGAACTGCAGCAGTTCCCCACCGTCCTCGGTCCGGCCGAGGCCGCCGGGCACAGCCCGGAGGGCCTGCTGATCTCCGCGGGCACCGGCTCCACGATGGCCACGACGCTCGGCCTCGGCCTGGCGCCGGGCGACGCGATGGTCGCCCTCGGCAGCTCGGCGACGATCCACGCGGTGCACGAGGAGTCCCTGACGGACCCCTCGGTCGCCACCTACGCGGACGGCACCGGCCGCTACCTGGCCCAGATCGTCACCCTGAACGCCGCGCGGGTGCTCCGCGCGACGGCCCTGATGCTGGGCACGGACCTGCCCGGTCTGAGCGAGCTGGCCCTGAGGTCCACGCCCGGCGCGTACGGGCTGGTCCTGCTGCCGTTCCTGGAGGGCGAGCGCACGCCGCCGCTGCCGCACGCCGCGGGCACGTTGTCAGGGCTCCGGGTGGAGTCGATGAAGCCGGAGCACATGGCCCGCGCGGCCGTCGAGGGCATGCTGTGCGGCCTCGCCGACGCGCTGGACGCGCTGCGCGCGGCGGGCGTCCCGGTCCGCCGGGTCTTCCTCACCGGCCTGGCCGGCCGGCTCCCCGCTGTGCAGGCGGCTGCGCCGGGCATCTTCGGGGTCCCCGTCGTGGTCCCCGCCCAGGCCGAGTACGCGGCGATCGGCGCCGCCCGCCAGGTCGCCTGGGCGCTGGCGGGCACGCCCGAACCCCCGGCCTGGGAGCCTCCCACCCCGCACACCCTCCTCGACCCCACCGACGACGCCGCGGTCGGCGGCGCGGTCCGCGCCCAGTACCAGGCCACGCTGAAGCAGACCCACCCCGAACTCACCGCCTGA
- a CDS encoding RNA polymerase sigma factor → MPRVPIAAPQQASAPPPGRPPAPEGMDVDVATALYPSTVPVPRPPTLEPVPAGDPSPPAADADPAPTPPAEGPTPEGPTSEDLRAVEEEPLPSLDDSGGPSADLFRQYLREIGRIPLLTAADEVELARRVEAGLFAEEYLALRHDTVDDQLADELDQLILRGRMAKRRLIEANLRLVVSVAKRYVGRGLTMLDLVQEGNLGLIRAVEKFDYARGYKFSTYATWWIRQAMSRALADQARTIRVPVHVVELINRVVRVQRRLLQERGAEPSTADVAAVLDLPPERVLEVLRLAQEPVSLHAPVGEEDDVALGDLIEDGDAASPVESAAFLLLREHLEAVLNTLGERERKVVQLRYGLADGRPRTLEEIGRLFGVTRERIRQIESKTLNKLRDHAFADQLRGYLD, encoded by the coding sequence ATGCCGCGTGTCCCGATCGCCGCTCCCCAGCAGGCGTCGGCCCCTCCTCCGGGGCGTCCTCCGGCGCCGGAAGGGATGGACGTGGACGTTGCCACGGCCCTCTACCCCTCGACCGTTCCCGTTCCACGACCGCCCACCCTGGAGCCGGTCCCCGCGGGCGACCCCTCCCCACCCGCCGCCGACGCGGACCCGGCGCCGACGCCTCCGGCCGAGGGTCCCACCCCCGAGGGCCCCACCAGTGAGGACCTGCGAGCCGTCGAGGAGGAGCCGCTGCCCTCGCTGGACGACAGCGGCGGACCCTCGGCGGACCTGTTCCGCCAGTACCTGCGCGAGATCGGCCGCATTCCGCTGCTGACGGCGGCGGACGAGGTCGAACTCGCCCGCCGGGTCGAGGCCGGCCTGTTCGCCGAGGAGTACCTGGCGCTCCGTCACGACACCGTCGACGACCAGCTCGCCGACGAGCTCGACCAGCTGATCCTGCGCGGCAGGATGGCCAAGCGCCGCCTGATCGAGGCCAACCTGCGGCTGGTCGTCTCGGTGGCCAAGCGCTACGTCGGCCGCGGCCTCACCATGCTGGACCTGGTCCAGGAGGGCAATCTCGGGCTGATCCGCGCGGTGGAGAAGTTCGACTACGCGCGGGGCTACAAGTTCTCGACGTACGCGACGTGGTGGATCCGCCAGGCGATGAGCCGCGCGCTGGCGGACCAGGCCCGCACCATCAGGGTGCCGGTGCACGTGGTCGAGCTGATCAACCGGGTGGTCAGGGTCCAGCGGCGGCTCCTCCAGGAACGCGGCGCGGAGCCGAGCACGGCCGATGTGGCGGCGGTTCTCGATCTGCCGCCGGAGCGTGTGCTGGAGGTCCTGCGACTGGCCCAGGAACCGGTCTCGCTGCACGCGCCGGTGGGGGAGGAGGACGACGTCGCGCTGGGGGATCTCATCGAGGACGGCGACGCGGCCTCCCCGGTGGAGTCGGCGGCCTTCCTGCTATTGCGCGAGCATCTCGAGGCGGTCCTCAACACGCTGGGCGAACGCGAACGCAAGGTCGTCCAGCTCCGCTACGGCCTGGCGGACGGCCGCCCGCGCACGCTGGAGGAGATCGGCCGACTCTTCGGCGTCACCCGGGAACGCATCCGCCAGATCGAGTCGAAGACGCTGAACAAACTCCGCGACCACGCCTTCGCCGACCAACTCCGCGGCTACCTGGACTGA
- the dnaG gene encoding DNA primase — protein sequence MAGRIKDEDVQAVKTALRIDAVVGEYVQLANGGGGQLKGLCPFHDEKSASFYVNPSKGVYNCFGCQESGDTIGFVMKIEHLSFVETVERLAPSVGITLRYEGGSYVPGRQQGERTRLLEINKLAAAWFQEQLNSPEAEIGRRFLKERGFEREAAAHFGVGYAPAGFENLTRLLRGKGYTDRELLLSGICSEGRRGPMDRFRARLIWPIRDLTGEVVGFGARRLREDDNGPKYLNTPETPLYKKSHVLYGIELAKKEIAKSGRAVVVEGYTDVMACHLAGVTSAVATCGTAFGEDHIKILRRLLMDTSAWKGEVVFTFDGDAAGQKAALRAFEDDQKFAARTSIAVSPGGMDPCELRIAEGDEAVRNLIEHPVPLFEFAIKAAVGSHNLDTAEGRAAALEQSAPIVARIRDRSIQHEYAVRLAGLLGILDEPFVVRRVGQLARWEARREASGGPGQQRRQEQAPQPATPQRPAFRLDPRNPGQFVERELLKLALQFPALVAPVLDAFAPEEFPTPPYAAVRAAITAGGGVTAGALAADVWVDVLREVAPDDAVRGLITELAVEPVRTRRAPDALYAGEFLVKLRLQAVERRVAACRGQLQRLGANADPEQLAAVQGELWMLQQYGQTLRSRGAEAL from the coding sequence GTGGCGGGACGCATCAAGGACGAGGACGTGCAGGCGGTGAAGACCGCGCTGCGGATCGACGCTGTCGTCGGCGAGTACGTCCAGCTCGCCAACGGCGGCGGCGGTCAGCTCAAGGGGCTGTGCCCGTTCCACGACGAGAAGTCCGCCTCCTTCTACGTGAACCCCAGCAAGGGCGTCTACAACTGCTTCGGCTGCCAGGAGAGCGGCGACACCATCGGCTTCGTGATGAAGATCGAACACCTCTCCTTCGTGGAGACGGTGGAGCGGCTCGCCCCCTCGGTCGGCATCACGCTGCGGTACGAGGGCGGCTCCTACGTCCCCGGCCGCCAGCAGGGCGAGCGCACGCGCCTGCTGGAGATCAACAAGCTGGCCGCCGCCTGGTTCCAGGAACAGCTGAACAGCCCCGAGGCCGAGATCGGCCGGCGCTTCCTCAAGGAGCGCGGCTTCGAGCGCGAGGCCGCCGCCCACTTCGGCGTCGGCTACGCGCCCGCGGGCTTCGAGAACCTCACCCGGCTGCTGCGCGGCAAGGGCTACACCGACCGTGAACTGCTGCTGTCCGGCATCTGCTCGGAGGGCAGGCGCGGCCCGATGGACCGCTTCCGCGCCCGGCTGATCTGGCCGATCAGGGATCTGACCGGCGAGGTCGTCGGCTTCGGCGCGCGTCGACTGCGCGAGGACGACAACGGGCCCAAGTACCTCAACACCCCGGAGACCCCGCTCTACAAGAAGTCCCACGTGCTGTACGGGATCGAGCTTGCCAAGAAGGAGATCGCCAAGTCCGGCCGGGCCGTGGTGGTCGAGGGCTACACGGATGTGATGGCCTGTCATCTGGCCGGGGTCACCTCGGCGGTGGCCACCTGCGGCACCGCCTTCGGCGAGGACCACATCAAGATCCTGCGCCGGCTGCTGATGGACACCTCGGCCTGGAAGGGCGAGGTGGTCTTCACCTTCGACGGCGACGCGGCCGGCCAGAAGGCCGCGCTGCGGGCCTTCGAGGACGACCAGAAGTTCGCCGCGCGGACCTCCATCGCGGTCAGCCCCGGCGGCATGGACCCGTGCGAGCTGCGCATCGCCGAGGGCGACGAAGCGGTCCGCAACCTGATCGAACACCCGGTCCCGCTCTTCGAGTTCGCCATCAAGGCGGCCGTCGGCAGCCACAACCTCGACACGGCCGAGGGGCGCGCCGCCGCGCTGGAGCAGTCCGCGCCGATCGTGGCCCGGATCAGGGACCGCTCGATCCAGCACGAGTACGCGGTCCGGCTGGCCGGGCTGCTCGGCATCCTCGACGAGCCGTTCGTGGTGCGTCGCGTCGGCCAGCTCGCCCGCTGGGAGGCGCGTCGCGAGGCGTCGGGCGGCCCCGGGCAGCAGCGACGGCAGGAGCAGGCGCCGCAGCCGGCCACGCCGCAGCGGCCCGCGTTCCGGCTCGACCCGCGCAACCCCGGCCAGTTCGTCGAACGCGAACTGCTCAAGCTGGCCCTGCAGTTCCCCGCCCTGGTCGCGCCGGTGCTGGACGCGTTCGCGCCCGAGGAGTTCCCCACCCCGCCCTACGCCGCCGTGCGCGCCGCCATCACGGCGGGCGGCGGCGTCACCGCGGGGGCGCTGGCCGCGGACGTCTGGGTCGACGTGCTGCGCGAGGTCGCGCCCGACGACGCCGTGCGCGGCCTGATCACCGAGCTCGCGGTCGAGCCGGTGCGCACCCGGCGGGCCCCCGACGCGCTCTACGCCGGGGAGTTCCTGGTCAAGCTGCGGCTCCAGGCGGTGGAGCGGCGGGTGGCCGCCTGCCGCGGGCAGCTGCAGCGGCTGGGTGCGAACGCGGATCCCGAGCAGCTGGCGGCCGTCCAGGGCGAGCTGTGGATGCTGCAGCAGTACGGCCAGACGCTGCGGTCCCGTGGCGCGGAAGCGCTCTGA
- a CDS encoding NAD(P)/FAD-dependent oxidoreductase, with product MADAHATMAIVGAGLAGAKAAETLRAEGFTGRVILLGAERDQPYERPPLSKGYLAGSTERSELFVHDSAWYAAHDVELHLGSPVVGLDRGTRELRLGGDGGVIGYDRLLLATGSAPRQLDIPGADLGGVHYLRRVADSERLRATLQTLGRENGTLVVVGAGWIGLEAAAAARAYGAEVTVVEPQSTPLQAALGPELGTFFAELHQERGVKFHFGATVTEIEGRDGMVLAAHTDDGQEHPAHAVLIGIGAAPETALAEQAGLELAPREEGGGIAVDAALRSSDPAVFAAGDVAGAWHPLFERRLRVEHWANALNGGPAAARSMLGQEVVYDRVPYFYSDQYDLGMEYSGFAAPGGYERVVVRGDAGKREFLAFWQASDGRVLAGMNVNVWDVTAPIQALVRSRRPVDPERLADPSVPLERLLEE from the coding sequence ATGGCGGACGCGCACGCGACGATGGCGATCGTCGGGGCCGGACTGGCCGGCGCAAAAGCGGCGGAGACCTTGCGTGCGGAGGGCTTCACCGGGCGGGTGATACTGCTCGGCGCCGAGCGCGACCAGCCCTACGAGCGTCCGCCGCTCTCCAAGGGCTACCTGGCCGGGAGCACCGAGCGGTCCGAGCTCTTCGTGCACGACTCCGCCTGGTACGCGGCCCACGACGTGGAACTGCACCTCGGCTCGCCGGTGGTCGGCCTGGACCGGGGCACGCGCGAGCTCAGGCTCGGCGGGGACGGCGGCGTGATCGGTTACGACCGGCTGCTGCTGGCGACCGGCTCCGCGCCCCGGCAGCTGGACATCCCCGGAGCGGACCTGGGCGGCGTCCACTACCTGCGCCGGGTGGCGGACTCCGAGCGGCTGCGGGCGACGCTGCAGACGCTGGGCAGGGAGAACGGCACCCTGGTGGTGGTCGGCGCGGGCTGGATCGGTCTGGAGGCGGCGGCCGCCGCGCGCGCCTACGGGGCCGAGGTCACCGTCGTGGAGCCGCAGTCGACGCCGTTGCAGGCCGCGCTCGGCCCTGAGCTGGGCACGTTCTTCGCCGAGCTGCACCAGGAGCGGGGGGTGAAGTTCCACTTCGGCGCCACGGTCACCGAGATCGAGGGCCGGGACGGCATGGTGCTGGCGGCCCACACCGACGACGGTCAGGAGCACCCCGCGCACGCGGTGCTCATCGGCATCGGCGCGGCCCCGGAGACGGCCCTGGCCGAGCAGGCCGGTCTGGAGCTGGCGCCGCGCGAGGAGGGCGGCGGCATCGCCGTCGACGCGGCGCTGCGCAGCTCCGACCCGGCCGTCTTCGCGGCCGGCGACGTCGCAGGCGCCTGGCATCCGCTCTTCGAGCGCCGCCTGCGGGTGGAGCACTGGGCGAACGCGCTGAACGGCGGACCGGCGGCGGCGCGCTCGATGCTGGGCCAGGAGGTCGTCTACGACCGCGTGCCCTACTTCTACTCCGACCAGTACGACCTGGGCATGGAGTACTCGGGCTTCGCCGCGCCCGGCGGCTACGAGCGGGTGGTGGTCAGGGGTGACGCGGGCAAGCGCGAGTTCCTGGCCTTCTGGCAGGCGAGCGACGGCCGGGTGCTTGCGGGCATGAACGTGAACGTGTGGGACGTCACGGCGCCGATCCAGGCCCTGGTCCGCTCCCGCCGACCGGTCGACCCCGAGCGGCTGGCCGACCCCTCGGTCCCGCTGGAGCGGCTGCTGGAGGAGTAG
- a CDS encoding deoxyguanosinetriphosphate triphosphohydrolase, giving the protein MDETAQVTSYSPAAQARWVEEPDKRPGRTAFQRDRARVLHSAALRRLAGTTQVVAPLESDFPRTRLTHSLECAQVGRELGAAFGCDPDLVETACLAHDIGHPPFGHNGEEALDVAAEACGGFEGNAQSLRILTRLEPKRFVPHVEEGGRPISVGLNLTRAALDAATKYPWQRGEHPELPNKYGVYEDDHAVFAWLRQGAPPHRRCFEAQVMDWSDDVAYSVHDVEDGLHAGHLDPTALASGAERAELCEVAARYARGAEPDEFADALDRLRAEEWWPHRYDGSARDRAGLKDMTSQLIGRFCTAAETATRAAYGPGPLTRYRADLIVPREVRLECAVLKAVADRYVMQRDDQELLRRRQRVVIGELAEALVASAPEGLDPVFRTLYEEASDDAGRLRAVIDQIATLTDASALARYRALGRPA; this is encoded by the coding sequence ATGGACGAAACCGCGCAGGTCACCAGCTACAGCCCCGCCGCGCAGGCGCGTTGGGTGGAGGAGCCCGACAAGCGTCCCGGTCGCACCGCGTTCCAGCGCGACCGGGCGCGGGTGCTGCACTCGGCCGCGCTGCGCAGGCTGGCCGGGACGACGCAGGTCGTCGCCCCGCTGGAGAGCGACTTCCCGCGGACCAGGCTCACCCATTCGCTCGAGTGCGCCCAGGTCGGGCGGGAGCTGGGCGCGGCCTTCGGCTGCGATCCCGATCTCGTCGAGACGGCCTGCCTGGCGCACGACATCGGCCACCCGCCCTTCGGCCACAACGGCGAGGAGGCGCTCGACGTGGCCGCGGAGGCCTGCGGCGGCTTCGAGGGCAACGCGCAGAGCCTGCGCATCCTCACCCGGCTGGAGCCCAAGCGCTTCGTGCCGCACGTGGAGGAGGGCGGCCGGCCCATCAGCGTCGGTCTGAACCTCACCCGGGCGGCGCTGGACGCCGCCACCAAGTACCCCTGGCAACGCGGCGAGCACCCGGAACTGCCCAACAAGTACGGCGTCTACGAGGACGACCACGCCGTCTTCGCCTGGCTGCGGCAGGGCGCGCCGCCGCACCGGCGCTGTTTCGAGGCCCAGGTGATGGACTGGTCCGACGACGTCGCCTACTCGGTGCACGACGTGGAGGACGGCCTGCACGCCGGCCATCTCGACCCGACCGCGCTGGCCTCCGGCGCCGAGCGGGCCGAGCTGTGCGAGGTCGCCGCCCGGTACGCGCGCGGGGCGGAGCCGGACGAGTTCGCCGACGCGCTGGACCGGCTGCGGGCCGAGGAGTGGTGGCCGCACCGCTACGACGGCTCCGCCAGGGACCGGGCCGGGCTCAAGGACATGACCAGCCAGCTGATCGGGCGCTTCTGCACGGCCGCCGAGACGGCCACGCGCGCCGCGTACGGCCCTGGTCCGCTGACCCGTTACCGCGCGGACCTGATCGTGCCCCGCGAGGTGCGGCTGGAGTGCGCGGTGCTCAAGGCGGTGGCCGACCGCTACGTCATGCAGCGCGACGACCAGGAGCTGCTGCGCCGTCGGCAGCGCGTGGTGATCGGCGAGCTGGCCGAGGCCCTGGTCGCCTCGGCGCCGGAGGGGCTCGACCCGGTCTTCCGCACCCTCTACGAGGAGGCCTCGGACGACGCGGGCCGGCTGCGCGCCGTCATCGACCAGATCGCCACCTTGACCGACGCCTCGGCGCTCGCACGATACCGGGCCCTCGGCAGGCCCGCCTGA